One stretch of Chloroflexota bacterium DNA includes these proteins:
- a CDS encoding RidA family protein: protein MEKSYHNYPDIAPTIGNYSRAARAGDLFFFAGTTAGGSESEHGDLPAQVRVTLDRIRRILEREGQSLGDIVRLVTYVTSIGEWRSHGAELGEIFEEFFQGNYPPNTLIGIAELAEPTMKVEIEATAVF, encoded by the coding sequence GTGGAGAAAAGCTATCACAACTACCCGGACATTGCGCCGACGATTGGCAACTACTCGCGAGCGGCGCGGGCGGGCGACCTGTTCTTCTTCGCGGGGACGACGGCGGGCGGGAGCGAGTCGGAGCACGGCGACCTGCCGGCACAGGTGCGGGTGACGCTCGACCGGATCCGGCGCATCCTGGAGCGCGAGGGGCAGTCGCTTGGCGACATTGTGCGGCTGGTGACGTACGTGACGAGCATCGGTGAGTGGCGGTCGCACGGGGCGGAGCTTGGCGAGATCTTCGAGGAGTTCTTTCAGGGGAACTATCCGCCGAACACGCTCATAGGCATCGCGGAGCTGGCGGAGCCGACGATGAAGGTGGAGATTGAGGCGACGGCTGTGTTTTAG
- a CDS encoding Rieske 2Fe-2S domain-containing protein has protein sequence MLTQTGPGTPMGDLFRRHWIPALLAEEIPSADCPPVRVTLLSEKLIAFRDSNGNPGLVDAYCPHRGAPLFFGRNEEAGIRCVYHGWKFDVSGKCVDLPNSPEGETYKDKVNVKAYPCFEGGGMVWTYMGPADKEPPKPGFEWLEFGEDRRYVRKYHLRCNYFQALEGDYDPSHAFFLHSTLDNNEGNPGRRFGAGVFNSFLNRTYADYIDTDYGVMNVAVSRTSDGQQQANVGHFYMPCYSSAGISGPDVYSSNMRIPIDDESCYMYRLRWSYNPFTQQQVMEDKYGGYTYPEQIPGSFMAKENKDNDYLVDRIAQKNYSYTGIKAFPIQDLALVEDQWGPRADRSKERLVSSDESIIKVRRRLINAARALMEGVEPSGPTNPEAYRVHTARVTVPGDMPPLEAVDLVKSRMAGPTTWVPTKA, from the coding sequence ATGCTCACGCAAACAGGCCCCGGCACCCCCATGGGCGACCTGTTCCGCCGCCACTGGATCCCCGCGCTCCTGGCCGAGGAGATTCCCTCGGCGGACTGCCCGCCCGTCCGCGTGACGCTGCTCAGCGAGAAGCTCATCGCCTTCCGAGACTCCAACGGCAACCCAGGCCTCGTCGACGCCTACTGCCCCCACCGCGGTGCGCCGCTGTTCTTCGGCCGCAACGAGGAGGCCGGCATCCGCTGCGTCTACCACGGCTGGAAGTTCGACGTCTCCGGCAAGTGCGTCGACCTGCCCAACTCGCCCGAGGGTGAGACCTACAAGGACAAGGTGAACGTCAAGGCCTACCCGTGCTTCGAGGGCGGCGGCATGGTCTGGACCTACATGGGCCCGGCGGACAAGGAGCCCCCGAAGCCCGGCTTTGAGTGGCTGGAGTTCGGCGAGGACCGCCGCTACGTCCGCAAGTACCACCTCCGCTGCAACTACTTCCAGGCGCTCGAGGGCGACTACGACCCCTCCCACGCCTTCTTCCTCCACAGCACGCTGGACAACAACGAGGGCAACCCCGGCCGCCGCTTCGGCGCGGGTGTGTTCAACAGCTTCCTCAACCGCACCTACGCCGACTACATCGACACCGACTACGGCGTCATGAACGTCGCCGTCTCCCGCACCTCCGACGGTCAGCAGCAGGCCAACGTCGGCCACTTCTACATGCCCTGCTACAGCTCCGCCGGCATCTCCGGCCCGGACGTCTACTCCAGCAACATGCGCATCCCCATCGACGACGAGAGTTGCTACATGTACCGCCTGCGCTGGAGCTACAACCCCTTCACGCAGCAGCAGGTCATGGAGGACAAGTACGGCGGCTACACCTACCCGGAGCAGATACCGGGCTCCTTCATGGCGAAGGAAAACAAGGACAACGACTACCTCGTCGACCGCATCGCCCAGAAGAACTATTCCTACACGGGCATCAAGGCCTTCCCCATCCAGGACCTCGCCCTCGTCGAGGATCAGTGGGGCCCGCGCGCCGACCGGAGCAAGGAGCGCCTGGTAAGCTCGGACGAGTCCATCATCAAGGTGCGACGCCGCCTCATAAACGCCGCCCGCGCACTGATGGAGGGTGTCGAGCCCTCAGGCCCCACGAACCCTGAGGCCTACCGCGTCCACACGGCCCGCGTCACCGTCCCCGGCGACATGCCCCCGCTGGAGGCGGTCGATCTGGTCAAGTCCAGAATGGCCGGCCCAACGACCTGGGTGCCCACCAAGGCCTAG